One genomic region from Capra hircus breed San Clemente chromosome 18, ASM170441v1, whole genome shotgun sequence encodes:
- the SNX20 gene encoding sorting nexin-20 — protein MASHKHPGNPGWTGPISQDVAGTTPKASAPRPDLPCPGPEDHLEAQGSPSSNSSMTTRELQEYWRAQKCCWKHVKLLFEIASARIEERKVSKFVVYQIVVIQTGSFDSNKAVLERRYSDFETLQKKLLKTFREEIEDVVFPKKHLIGNFTEEMISERKLALKEYLSLLYAIRCVRRSREFIDFLTRPELKEAFGCLRAGQYTKALDILMRVVPLQEKLTAHCPALLVPVLCAVLVCHRDLDRPAEAFAVGERALQCLQAREGHRYYAPLLDAMARLAYLLGKDFVSLQKRLEESQLRKPALRGFTLKELTVQEYLS, from the exons ATGGCAAGTCACAAGCATCCTGGGAACCCTGGGTGGACAGGACCCATATCCCAGGACGTGGCAGGTACCACGCCGAAAGCATCAGCCCCCCGCCCAGACCTCCCATGTCCAGGACCTGAGGACCACTTAG AGGCCCAGGGCAGCCCGAGCTCCAACTCCAGTATGACCACGCGGGAGCTGCAGGAATACTGGCGGGCCCAGAAATGTTGCTGGAAGCACGTCAAACTGCTCTTCGAGATCGCCTCCGCCCGCATCGAGGAGAGGAAAGTCTCCAAGTTTGTG GTGTACCAGATCGTGGTCATCCAGACCGGGAGCTTTGACAGCAATAAAGCCGTCCTGGAACGGCGGTACTCCGACTTCGAGACGCTCCAGAAGAAACTCCTCAAGACTTTCCGGGAAGAGATCGAAGACGTGGTCTTCCCTAAGAAGCACCTGATAGGGAACTTCACGGAGGAGATGATCTCCGAACGCAAGCTGGCCCTCAAGGAGTACCTCAGCCTGCTCTACGCCATCCGCTGCGTGCGCCGCTCGCGCGAGTTCATCGATTTCCTCACGCGGCCCGAGCTCAAGGAGGCCTTCGGCTGTCTGCGCGCCGGCCAGTACACCAAGGCCCTGGACATCCTGATGCGCGTGGTGCCGCTGCAGGAGAAGCTCACGGCGCACTGCCCCGCGCTGCTGGTGCCCGTCCTGTGCGCCGTGCTGGTGTGTCACCGCGACCTGGACAGGCCCGCCGAGGCCTTCGCGGTCGGGGAGCGGGCCCTGCAGTGCCTGCAAGCCCGCGAGGGCCACCGCTACTACGCCCCGCTGCTGGACGCCATGGCCCGCCTGGCCTACCTGCTGGGCAAGGACTTCGTATCCCTGCAGAAGAGGCTGGAGGAGAGCCAGCTCCGGAAGCCCGCCCTCCGGGGCTTCACCCTGAAGGAACTGACGGTCCAGGAGTACCTGTCCTGA